A stretch of the uncultured Desulfobacter sp. genome encodes the following:
- a CDS encoding RNA-binding protein: MNIYVGNFTEQMTETNLREMFETFGVVESVKVIKNRFNGRSRGFGFVEMPSNSEADKAIKALNGNIINKKPLKIKHGDSGAKKKKKFKKRRY; this comes from the coding sequence ATGAATATTTATGTCGGCAATTTTACAGAGCAGATGACAGAAACAAATCTTCGGGAAATGTTTGAGACATTTGGCGTTGTGGAAAGTGTTAAAGTTATAAAAAACAGATTCAACGGACGTTCAAGGGGATTCGGTTTTGTGGAAATGCCGAGTAACAGCGAAGCAGATAAAGCCATTAAGGCTTTGAATGGCAACATTATCAATAAAAAGCCTCTTAAAATAAAACATGGGGATTCAGGTGCAAAAAAGAAGAAAAAATTTAAAAAGAGACGCTACTGA
- a CDS encoding cold-shock protein — protein MATGTVKWFNDSKGFGFIEQEDGGKDVFVHHSGINSSGFKSLKEGERVSFDIEQGPKGPAATNVTVI, from the coding sequence ATGGCAACTGGAACCGTAAAATGGTTTAACGACTCAAAAGGTTTTGGATTTATCGAACAAGAAGACGGTGGAAAAGATGTTTTTGTACATCATTCAGGTATCAACTCAAGCGGATTTAAGTCCCTCAAAGAGGGAGAACGAGTCTCCTTTGATATTGAGCAAGGTCCCAAAGGTCCTGCGGCTACTAATGTAACCGTGATCTAA
- a CDS encoding DEAD/DEAH box helicase yields the protein MNFTQFDFHPGIHAGIRSAGYTNATPIQEKTIQAILEGKDVLGLAQTGAGKTAAFLLPILQHLLNRRVEKTSAQPRALIMVPTRELAEQIYGNIKNLAAHTTIKSIAVYGGVKKTPQIKTLRGGVDIVVACPGRLLDLLNEKALTLKTIETLVLDEADQMLDMGFMPDIRKIIRYLPENRQSLVFSATMPRQIEHMVQTMLHRPVKIQINHKRPSPSIRHSWIAVRKEERTALLKKMFSGKDMTSTLVFTRTKHKAKSLACQLKKSGYSAASLQGNLSQNQRRKAMDGFRNGSFNILVATDIAARGIDVSGVSHVINYDLPDTVETYIHRTGRTGRADQSGQAYTFASPSDGKMIAMIEKNLGRKMKNQSRLSMENSR from the coding sequence GTGAATTTTACCCAATTTGATTTTCACCCCGGCATTCACGCAGGTATTCGCAGCGCCGGTTATACCAATGCCACACCCATCCAGGAAAAAACAATTCAGGCGATCCTTGAAGGCAAAGATGTTCTTGGTCTGGCCCAGACAGGAGCCGGCAAAACAGCGGCCTTTTTGCTTCCCATTCTTCAACACCTGCTTAACCGGCGTGTTGAAAAAACATCAGCTCAGCCCAGAGCATTAATCATGGTTCCAACCCGGGAACTGGCCGAACAGATTTATGGAAATATTAAAAATTTGGCCGCTCACACGACCATTAAAAGTATAGCTGTCTACGGAGGTGTCAAAAAGACACCACAGATTAAAACACTTCGTGGTGGTGTGGATATTGTTGTCGCCTGCCCGGGGCGCCTGCTTGATCTGCTCAATGAAAAAGCGTTAACGCTTAAAACGATTGAAACCCTGGTTCTTGATGAGGCGGACCAAATGCTGGATATGGGTTTTATGCCCGATATCCGGAAAATTATCCGATATCTGCCTGAAAATAGGCAGTCTCTTGTCTTTTCCGCCACAATGCCCAGGCAGATAGAGCACATGGTACAAACAATGTTACATCGGCCGGTTAAAATTCAAATAAACCATAAGCGCCCTTCTCCAAGCATTAGACATAGCTGGATTGCTGTCCGAAAAGAAGAACGGACCGCTCTACTGAAAAAAATGTTTTCAGGAAAGGATATGACCAGCACCCTTGTTTTTACCCGTACCAAACACAAGGCAAAAAGTCTTGCATGCCAATTAAAAAAATCAGGATACAGCGCGGCATCACTTCAGGGGAATCTTTCTCAGAATCAACGTCGCAAAGCCATGGATGGATTTCGCAACGGGTCCTTTAACATACTTGTGGCAACGGATATCGCAGCTAGAGGTATTGACGTTTCAGGCGTTTCCCATGTCATCAATTATGATTTGCCTGATACGGTTGAAACCTATATTCACCGAACCGGAAGAACCGGAAGGGCTGATCAGTCCGGGCAGGCTTACACCTTTGCCTCTCCTTCAGATGGAAAAATGATCGCTATGATTGAAAAAAATCTGGGTAGAAAAATGAAAAACCAATCCCGATTATCCATGGAAAATTCCCGGTAG
- the cutA gene encoding divalent-cation tolerance protein CutA: protein MAIRIVYMTAGNVDEASRIAKALVQRRLAACVNIIDGVRSIYEWEGTLQDEPEVVMIAKTHTDCLPELAAAIKEMHSYNCPCFVDLAVSGGNSEFLDWVRGQVGPSPVTDD, encoded by the coding sequence ATGGCGATCAGAATTGTTTACATGACAGCTGGAAATGTGGATGAAGCGTCGCGAATAGCTAAAGCATTGGTTCAACGGCGGTTGGCCGCCTGTGTAAACATCATTGACGGTGTCCGTTCGATTTATGAATGGGAAGGGACCCTTCAGGATGAACCCGAGGTGGTGATGATTGCAAAAACGCATACGGATTGTTTGCCTGAACTGGCGGCAGCAATCAAAGAGATGCATAGTTATAATTGTCCCTGTTTTGTTGATTTGGCTGTGTCTGGCGGTAATAGCGAATTTTTGGACTGGGTGAGAGGACAGGTAGGTCCTTCACCGGTAACGGATGATTAA